Proteins encoded in a region of the Vicia villosa cultivar HV-30 ecotype Madison, WI linkage group LG5, Vvil1.0, whole genome shotgun sequence genome:
- the LOC131606406 gene encoding axial regulator YABBY 1-like: protein MSSSSSTSFSPDQQQQQQQQLSPSDQLCYVHCNFCDTVLAVSVPCTSLFKTVTVRCGHCTNLLSVNMRALLLPAANQFHLGHNFFNPQNLMEEFRNAPSTNMMMNQLPNQNDLMMNTMMRGGHHEEIPKPPPANRPPEKRQRVPSAYNRFIKDEIQRIKAGNPDISHREAFSAAAKNWAHFPHIHFGLMPDHQPVKKANVRQDSEDVIMKDGFFTQANVGVSPY from the exons atgTCCTCTTCATCATCAACTTCCTTTTCACCGGACCAGCAACAACAGCAGCAGCAACAACTCTCTCCTTCCGACCAGCTCTGTTATGTTCATTGCAATTTCTGTGACACTGTTCTCGCG gtGAGTGTTCCTTGCACAAGCTTGTTCAAGACTGTTACAGTGAGATGTGGCCATTGCACCAACCTTCTCTCGGTTAACATGCGCGCTTTGCTCCTTCCTGCTGCTAATCAGTTTCACCTCGGACACAACTTCTTCAACCCTCAAAATCTTATG GAGGAGTTTCGAAATGCACCTTCAACAAACATGATGATGAATCAGCTTCCAAATCAAAATGATTTGATGATGAACACAATGATGAGAGGAGGACATCATGAAGAAATCCCTAAACCTCCACCTGCGAACCGAC CTCCGGAGAAGAGACAGAGAGTTCCATCTGCTTACAACCGCTTCATTAA GGATGAGATTCAACGTATCAAAGCTGGAAATCCTGATATAAGCCACAGAGAGGCTTTTAGTGCAGCTGCAAAAAAT TGGGCCCACTTTCCACACATTCATTTCGGACTTATGCCTGATCATCAACCCGTGAAGAAAGCTAATGTTCGTCAG GACTCAGAGGACGTGATTATGAAAGATGGGTTTTTCACACAAGCAAATGTAGGTGTCTCTCCCTACTAG